One Cygnus atratus isolate AKBS03 ecotype Queensland, Australia unplaced genomic scaffold, CAtr_DNAZoo_HiC_assembly HiC_scaffold_56, whole genome shotgun sequence DNA window includes the following coding sequences:
- the LOC118260594 gene encoding rho-related BTB domain-containing protein 2-like, with the protein MDLDVDYERPNVETIKCVVVGDNAVGKTRLICARACNATLSQYQLLATHVPTVWAIDQYRVCQEVLERSRDVVDEVSVSLRLWDTFGDHHKDRRFAYGRSDVVVLCFSLANPNSLRHVKTMWYPEIKHFCPRTPIILVGCQLDLRYADLEAVNRARRPLAKPIKPTDILPPERGHEVAKELGVPYYETSVVAQFGIKDVFDNAIRAALISRRHLQFWKSHLKKMQRPLLQAPFLPPKPPPPVIHIPDPPASCGWGPAALFCTPLCADVVFQLQGGQQVFAHRVYLATSCSKFYDLFTLEGPRGAAKEPAARARSLDGERGALGEGARAPLRTSQSDDALRPAAGDGAVPGARDLSAWGRGFVSMRWELVADPVAGREKRMTVVCMDRLVQAEPFRAVLEYLYTGRLDQARGDLMQVATIAELLEVFDLRMMVANVLNKESFMNQEITKAFHVRRANRIKECLGKGVFADVVFRVDDGTVPAHKPLLIAGCDWMMAMFRGAFRESYAAEVSLPGTNCACLRAVLDFLYTGVFTPTPDLDAMELLILTNRLCLPRLQALTEQYAVDELLRAFMQQVEIDEQVIIYLEMTQFHNARQLAAWCLHYICTNYNSVCRRFPREMKFMSPENQAHFERHRWPPVWYLKEEDLYLRSKKEREREEQLQRKQHTRSKWCFWRPSPHVS; encoded by the exons ATGGACCTGGACGTGGACTACGAGCGGCCCAACGTCGAGACCATCAAGTGCGTGGTGGTGGGCGACAACGCCGTGGGCAAGACGCGCCTCATCTGCGCCCGCGCCTGCAACGCCACGCTCAGCCAGTACCAGCTGCTGGCCACGCACGTGCCCACCGTGTGGGCCATCGACCAGTACCGCGTCTGCCAGGAG GTGCTGGAGCGCTCCCGGGACGTGGTGGACGAGGTGAGCGTGTCGCTGCGGCTCTGGGACACCTTCGGGGACCACCACAAGGACCGGCGCTTCGCCTACGGCAG GTCGGATGTGGTCGTGCTCTGCTTCTCGCTGGCCAACCCCAACTCCCTGCGCCACGTGAAGACCATGTGGTACCCCGAGATCAAACACTTCTGCCCGCGGACGCCCATCATCCTGGTGGGCTGCCAGCTGGACCTGCGCTACGCTGACCTGGAGGCCGTCAACCGCGCCCGGCGCCCCCTGGCCAA GCCCATCAAGCCCACGGACATCCTGCCCCCGGAGCGGGGCCACGAGGTGGCCAAGGAGCTGGGCGTGCCCTACTACGAAACCAGCGTGGTGGCCCAGTTCGGCATCAAGGACGTCTTCGACAACGCCATCCGGGCCGCCCTCATCTCCCGCCGGCACCTGCAGTTCTGGAAGTCCCACCTGAAGAAGATGCAGCGGCCGCTGCTGCAGgcccccttcctgccccccaAGCCCCCGCCGCCCGTCATCCACATCCCCGACCCGCCGGCCAGCTGCGGCTGGGGCCCCGCCGCCCTGTTCTGCACCCCGCTCTGCGCCGACGTCGTCTTCCAGCTGCAGGGCGGCCAGCAGGTCTTCGCCCACCGCGTCTACCTGGCCACCTCCTGCTCCAAGTTCTACGACCTCTTCACCCTGGAGGGGCCACGGGGGGCGGCCAAGGAGCCGGCCGCCCGCGCCCGCAGCCTGgacggggagcggggggcgcTGGGCGAGGGGGCGCGCGCCCCGCTGCGGACCTCGCAGAGCGACGATGCCctgcggccggcggcgggggacGGCGCGGTGCCTGGCGCCCGCGACCTCTCGGCATGGGGCCGCGGCTTCGTCAGCATGCGCTGGGAGCTGGTGGCGGACCCGGTGGCAGGGCGGGAGAAGCGGATGACGGTGGTGTGCATGGACCGGCTGGTGCAGGCGGAGCCCTTCCGCGCCGTGCTGGAGTACCTCTACACCGGGCGGCTGGACCAGGCCCGCGGGGACCTCATGCAGGTGGCCACCATCGCCGAGCTGCTGGAGGTCTTCGACCTGCGCATGATGGTGGCCAACGTGCTCAACAAGGAGAGCTTCATGAACCAGGAGATCACCAAGGCCTTCCACGTCCGCCGTGCCAACCGCATCAAGGAGTGCCTGGGGAAGGGGGTCTTCGCAG ACGTGGTTTTCCGCGTGGATGACGGGACTGTGCCGGCGCACAAGCCCCTGCTGATTGCTGGCTGCGACTGGATGATGGCCATGTTCCGGGGGGCTTTCCGGGAGAGCTACGCTGCCGAG GTCTCCCTGCCGGGCACCAACTGCGCCTGCCTGCGCGCCGTCCTCGACTTCCTCTACACCGGCGTCTTCACCCCCACGCCCGACCTGGACGCCATGGAGCTCCTCATCCTCACCAACCGCCTCTGCCTGCCCCGGCTGCAGGCGCTCACAG AGCAGTACGCCGTGGACGAGCTGCTCCGAGCCTTCATGCAGCAGGTGGAGATCGACGAGCAGGTGATCATCTACCTGGAGATGACGCAG TTCCACAACGCCCGGCAGCTGGCCGCCTGGTGCCTGCACTACATCTGCACCAACTACAACAGCGTCTGCCGCCGCTTCCCCCGGGAGATGAAGTTCATGTCCCCAG AGAACCAGGCCCACTTTGAGCGGCACCGCTGGCCGCCGGTGTGGTACCTGAAGGAGGAGGACCTGTACCTGCGCTCCAAGAAGGAGCGGGAGCGCGAGGAGCAGCTGCAGCGCAAGCAGCACACCCGCAGCAAGTGGTGCTTCTGGCGCCCCTCGCCCCACGTCTCCTGA